A single region of the Canis lupus familiaris isolate Mischka breed German Shepherd chromosome 35, alternate assembly UU_Cfam_GSD_1.0, whole genome shotgun sequence genome encodes:
- the ELOVL2 gene encoding elongation of very long chain fatty acids protein 2 isoform X2: MHRHGSFIFLLRCGKYVPPDASQPDSEGLSPLKTPRQTEHLKAFDDEINAFLDNMFGPRDSRVRGWFMLDSYLPTFFLTVLYLLSIWLGNKYMKNRHALSLRGILTLYNLGITLLSLYMLAELLLSSWEGGYNLQCQDLTSAGEADVRVAKVLWWYYFSKSIEFLDTIFFVLRKKTSQITFLHVYHHASMFNIWWCVLNWIPCGQSFFGPTLNSFIHILMYSYYGLSVFPSMHKYLWWKKYLTQAQLVQFVLTITHTMSAVVKPCGFPLGCLIFQSSYMLTLVILFLNFYAQTYRKKPVKENMEEPPAGKEVKNGFSKAYVTAANGVINKKAQ, encoded by the exons ATGCACCGTCATGGCTCATTTATATTTCTCCTCAGATGTGGCAAGTATGTTCCCCCAGATGCCTCACAGCCTGACTCAGAGGGCCTCAGTCCCCTGAAGACCCCAAGACAAACG GAGCATCTAAAGGCCTTTGACGATGAAATCAATGCTTTTTTGGACAATATGTTTGGACCTCGAG ATTCTCGAGTCAGAGGATGGTTCATGTTGGACTCTtaccttcctaccttctttctcACTGTCCTGTATCTGCTTTCCATATGGCTGGGTAACAAATACATGAAGAACAGACATGCTCTCTCCCTCAGGGGCATCCTCACCTTGTACAATCTCGGGATCACACTTCTCTCCCTATACATGCTGGCAGAG CTTCTTCTCTCCAGCTGGGAAGGAGGCTACAATTTACAGTGTCAAGATCTTACCAGTGCTGGGGAAGCTGATGTCCGG GTAGCGAAGGTGTTATGGTGGTACTACTTCTCCAAATCCATAGAGTTCCTGGAcacaattttctttgttttgcggAAAAAAACCAGTCAGATTACTTTTCTTCACGTGTACCACCATGCCTCTATGTTTAACATCTGGTGGTGTGTTCTGAACTGGATACCTTGCGGGCAGA GTTTCTTTGGACCGACATTGAACAGTTTTATCCACATTCTCATGTACTCCTACTACGGCCTCTCTGTGTTTCCGTCTATGCACAAGTATCTGTGGTGGAAGAAATATCTCACACAGGCTCAGCTG GTGCAGTTCGTGCTCACCATCACACATACCATGAGTGCGGTGGTCAAGCCCTGTGGCTTCCCCCTGGGCTGTCTGATCTTCCAGTCTTCCTACATGCTCACATTAGTCATCCTCTTCCTGAACTTTTATGCGCAG ACATACCGGAAAAAGCCAGTGAAGGAAAATATGGAAGAGCCACCTGCAGGGAAAGAAGTTAAGAATGGTTTTTCCAAAGCCTACGTCACCGCAGCCAACGGGGTAATAAACAAGAAAGCACAGTAA
- the ELOVL2 gene encoding elongation of very long chain fatty acids protein 2 isoform X4 codes for MEHLKAFDDEINAFLDNMFGPRDSRVRGWFMLDSYLPTFFLTVLYLLSIWLGNKYMKNRHALSLRGILTLYNLGITLLSLYMLAELLLSSWEGGYNLQCQDLTSAGEADVRVAKVLWWYYFSKSIEFLDTIFFVLRKKTSQITFLHVYHHASMFNIWWCVLNWIPCGQSFFGPTLNSFIHILMYSYYGLSVFPSMHKYLWWKKYLTQAQLVQFVLTITHTMSAVVKPCGFPLGCLIFQSSYMLTLVILFLNFYAQTYRKKPVKENMEEPPAGKEVKNGFSKAYVTAANGVINKKAQ; via the exons GAGCATCTAAAGGCCTTTGACGATGAAATCAATGCTTTTTTGGACAATATGTTTGGACCTCGAG ATTCTCGAGTCAGAGGATGGTTCATGTTGGACTCTtaccttcctaccttctttctcACTGTCCTGTATCTGCTTTCCATATGGCTGGGTAACAAATACATGAAGAACAGACATGCTCTCTCCCTCAGGGGCATCCTCACCTTGTACAATCTCGGGATCACACTTCTCTCCCTATACATGCTGGCAGAG CTTCTTCTCTCCAGCTGGGAAGGAGGCTACAATTTACAGTGTCAAGATCTTACCAGTGCTGGGGAAGCTGATGTCCGG GTAGCGAAGGTGTTATGGTGGTACTACTTCTCCAAATCCATAGAGTTCCTGGAcacaattttctttgttttgcggAAAAAAACCAGTCAGATTACTTTTCTTCACGTGTACCACCATGCCTCTATGTTTAACATCTGGTGGTGTGTTCTGAACTGGATACCTTGCGGGCAGA GTTTCTTTGGACCGACATTGAACAGTTTTATCCACATTCTCATGTACTCCTACTACGGCCTCTCTGTGTTTCCGTCTATGCACAAGTATCTGTGGTGGAAGAAATATCTCACACAGGCTCAGCTG GTGCAGTTCGTGCTCACCATCACACATACCATGAGTGCGGTGGTCAAGCCCTGTGGCTTCCCCCTGGGCTGTCTGATCTTCCAGTCTTCCTACATGCTCACATTAGTCATCCTCTTCCTGAACTTTTATGCGCAG ACATACCGGAAAAAGCCAGTGAAGGAAAATATGGAAGAGCCACCTGCAGGGAAAGAAGTTAAGAATGGTTTTTCCAAAGCCTACGTCACCGCAGCCAACGGGGTAATAAACAAGAAAGCACAGTAA
- the ELOVL2 gene encoding elongation of very long chain fatty acids protein 2 isoform X3, translated as MVVPSGQVTHEHLHAEEEESSYTRLFLSSGWDTYFSSLTNVADIYRTRTKKTETSDSRVRGWFMLDSYLPTFFLTVLYLLSIWLGNKYMKNRHALSLRGILTLYNLGITLLSLYMLAELLLSSWEGGYNLQCQDLTSAGEADVRVAKVLWWYYFSKSIEFLDTIFFVLRKKTSQITFLHVYHHASMFNIWWCVLNWIPCGQSFFGPTLNSFIHILMYSYYGLSVFPSMHKYLWWKKYLTQAQLVQFVLTITHTMSAVVKPCGFPLGCLIFQSSYMLTLVILFLNFYAQTYRKKPVKENMEEPPAGKEVKNGFSKAYVTAANGVINKKAQ; from the exons ATGGTGGTGCCGTCAGGGCAG GTGACGCACGAACACCTACATGCCGAAGAGGAGGAGTCTTCCTACACACGTCTGTTCCTCTCTAGTGGTTGGgacacttatttttcctccttgacAAATGTGGCAGACATTTACAGGACTAGGACCAAAAAGACAGAGACTTCAG ATTCTCGAGTCAGAGGATGGTTCATGTTGGACTCTtaccttcctaccttctttctcACTGTCCTGTATCTGCTTTCCATATGGCTGGGTAACAAATACATGAAGAACAGACATGCTCTCTCCCTCAGGGGCATCCTCACCTTGTACAATCTCGGGATCACACTTCTCTCCCTATACATGCTGGCAGAG CTTCTTCTCTCCAGCTGGGAAGGAGGCTACAATTTACAGTGTCAAGATCTTACCAGTGCTGGGGAAGCTGATGTCCGG GTAGCGAAGGTGTTATGGTGGTACTACTTCTCCAAATCCATAGAGTTCCTGGAcacaattttctttgttttgcggAAAAAAACCAGTCAGATTACTTTTCTTCACGTGTACCACCATGCCTCTATGTTTAACATCTGGTGGTGTGTTCTGAACTGGATACCTTGCGGGCAGA GTTTCTTTGGACCGACATTGAACAGTTTTATCCACATTCTCATGTACTCCTACTACGGCCTCTCTGTGTTTCCGTCTATGCACAAGTATCTGTGGTGGAAGAAATATCTCACACAGGCTCAGCTG GTGCAGTTCGTGCTCACCATCACACATACCATGAGTGCGGTGGTCAAGCCCTGTGGCTTCCCCCTGGGCTGTCTGATCTTCCAGTCTTCCTACATGCTCACATTAGTCATCCTCTTCCTGAACTTTTATGCGCAG ACATACCGGAAAAAGCCAGTGAAGGAAAATATGGAAGAGCCACCTGCAGGGAAAGAAGTTAAGAATGGTTTTTCCAAAGCCTACGTCACCGCAGCCAACGGGGTAATAAACAAGAAAGCACAGTAA